One window from the genome of Nicotiana tomentosiformis chromosome 5, ASM39032v3, whole genome shotgun sequence encodes:
- the LOC104095884 gene encoding histone H4-like, producing MSGRGKGGKGLGKGGAKRHRKVLRDNIQGITKPAIRRLARRGGVKRISGLIYEETRGVLKIFLENVIRDAVTYTEHARRKTVTAMDVVYSLKRQGRTLYGFGG from the coding sequence ATGTCAGGCCGTGGAAAGGGAGGCAAGGGTTTGGGAAAAGGAGGAGCAAAACGACACCGTAAGGTGCTCCGTGATAACATTCAGGGAATTACTAAGCCTGCTATTAGGAGATTAGCGAGAAGAGGTGGAGTGAAGAGAATCAGCGGTCTGATTTATGAAGAGACGAGAGGAGTTTTGAAGATATTTTTGGAGAATGTGATTCGTGATGCTGTGACTTACACTGAGCACGCTAGGAGAAAGACTGTTACTGCAATGGATGTTGTTTACTCTTTGAAGAGACAAGGCAGGACTCTTTATGGTTTTGGTGGTTAA
- the LOC138910812 gene encoding histone H4-like: protein MSGRGKGGKGLGKGGAKRHRKVLRDNIQGITKPAIRRLARRGGVKRISGLIYEETRGVLKIFLENVIRDAVTYTEHARRKTVTAMDVVYSLKRQGRTLYGFGG from the coding sequence ATGTCAGGCCGTGGAAAGGGAGGCAAGGGTTTGGGAAAAGGAGGAGCAAAACGACACCGTAAAGTTCTGCGTGATAACATTCAGGGAATCACAAAGCCAGCTATTCGGAGATTAGCGAGAAGAGGTGGAGTGAAGAGAATCAGCGGGCTGATTTATGAGGAGACTAGAGGAGTCCTGAAGATATTTTTGGAAAATGTGATTCGTGATGCTGTTACTTACACTGAGCACGCTAGGAGAAAGACTGTGACTGCAATGGATGTTGTTTATTCTCTGAAGAGACAAGGCAGGACtctttatggatttggaggttgA